A region of Sesamum indicum cultivar Zhongzhi No. 13 linkage group LG7, S_indicum_v1.0, whole genome shotgun sequence DNA encodes the following proteins:
- the LOC105166402 gene encoding periaxin (The sequence of the model RefSeq protein was modified relative to this genomic sequence to represent the inferred CDS: added 26 bases not found in genome assembly), translating into MAFDNRSSFLLLLLIALSSISGNTNQAEARRLLESALPEIPLPEIPGLPKPELPTLPKPELPTLPKPEFPTLPKPELPTLPKPEQPKLEKAEIPELPKPEIPELPKPELPELPKPEIPELPKPEIPELPKPELPTVPKPELPKFPELPKFPELPKPTLPEGHKSPLLLLLITLSSISGNTYQAEARHLLESALPEIPKPEIPLPQIPALPKPELPALPKPELPTLPKPELPTLPKPELPALPKPELPTLPKPELPKLEKAELPKPEIPELPKPKLPELPKPELPELPKPEIPTLPKPELPELPKLPELPKFPELPKPTFPEGPITP; encoded by the exons TCTCTTGCTCTTGCTCATTGCTTTGTCATCAATAAGCGGCAACACAAATCAAGCAGAGGCGCGCCGCCTCCTGGAGTCGGCCTTGCCTGAAATTCCTTTGCCAGAAATTCCAGGTTTACCAAAGCCGGAGCTACCAACACTGCCGAAACCGGAGCTGCCAACTTTGCCCAAGCCTGAGTTCCCAACATTGCCTAAACCTGAACTTCCGACTTTGCCCAAGCCAGAGCAACCAAAGTTGGAAAAGGCTGAGATTCCAGAATTGCCAAAGCCTGAGATCCCAGAATTACCAAAACCTGAGCTCCCGGAATTGCCAAAGCCTGAGATCCCAGAATTACCAAAGCCTGAGATCCCCGAATTGCCAAAACCTGAATTGCCAACAGTGCCAAAGCCTGAGTTGCCTAAGTTTCCTGAACTCCCAAAGTTTCCAGAATTGCCTAAACCCACTTTGCCCGAAGGACACAAATCCCCT CTCCTGCTATTGCTCATTACTCTGTCATCAATAAGTGGCAACACATATCAAGCAGAGGCACGGCACCTCCTGGAGTCGGCCTTGCCCGAGATTCCCAAGCCTGAGATTCCTCTGCCACAAATTCCAGCTTTACCAAAGCCGGAGCTACCAGCACTGCCAAAACCGGAGCTGCCAACTTTGCCCAAACCTGAGCTCCCAACATTGCCTAAGCCTGAGCTTCCAGCACTGCCAAAACCTGAGCTTCCCACTTTGCCCAAGCCAGAACTGCCAAAGTTGGAAAAGGCTGAGCTTCCAAAGCCTGAGATCCCGGAATTGCCAAAGCCTAAGCTTCCAGAATTGCCTAAACCTGAGCTCCCAGAATTGCCAAAACCTGAGATTCCAACATTGCCAAAACCCGAATTGCCTGAGTTGCCTAAACTTCCTGAACTCCCAAAGTTCCCAGAATTGCCTAAACCCACTTTTCCAGAAGGACCAATAACCCCTTGA
- the LOC105166341 gene encoding APO protein 2, chloroplastic, which produces MDIGCLHSQFRRTAFLCSKGRKQCWKFDVLGHGTWQGLSSLYSFKNSCDRLTCQRNFGISSQHLTRVQALVIECNHPQNADFPRCYSKKEKKPFPIPIVELRRAARERLKNRNNQPRGIPPPKRGLVVERLIPVAYKVLNARITLINNLKKLLKVMPVNACKWCSEIHVGPVGHPFKSCRGPQASIRKGAHEWVEAVVEDMLVPVEAYHLYDRLGKRISHEERFSIPRIPAVVELCIQAGVDLTEYPTKRRRKPVIRIGRKEFVDADESELPDPDPDAPKPEILAEILDSEIVPPSGKEDTALLAEETLTVWEEMREGAKRLMKMYPVRVCGYCPEVHVGPTGHKAQNCGAHKHQQRNGQHGWQAAVLDDLIPPKFVWHVPDVNKPLERELRNFYGQAPAVVELCVQAGAAVPEKYKPTMRLDVGIPTDVREAEMVV; this is translated from the exons ATGGACATTGGGTGTCTGCATTCCCAGTTTAGAAGAACTGCTTTTTTGTGTAGTAAAGGGAGGAAACAATGTTGGAAGTTTGATGTTCTAGGACATGGCACATGGCAAGGTCTCAGTTCGCTTTATTCTTTCAAG AACAGTTGCGATAGACTCACCTGTCAACGTAACTTTGGAATTTCATCACAACACTTGACTCGTGTCCAAGCACTGGTCATTGAGTGCAATCATCCTCAAAATGCCGATTTTCCTCGTTGTTACTctaaaaaggagaagaaaccATTTCCTATACCCATAGTTGAGTTACGACGAGCTGCCAGGGAGAGGCTGAAGAATAGGAACAACCAACCAAGAGGTATTCCGCCTCCAAAAAGAGGTTTAGTGGTTGAAAGACTAATTCCTGTTGCATACAAGGTGTTGAATGCGAGAATAACATTAATCAACAATCTCAAGAAGCTCTTGAAAGTGATGCCTGTCAATGCCTGCAA GTGGTGTAGTGAAATTCATGTGGGTCCTGTTGGCCACCCTTTCAAATCGTGTAGAGGGCCACAAGCATCAATCCGTAAAGGGGCTCATGAATGGGTTGAAGCAGTTGTTGAGGACATGCTGGTACCAGTTGAGGCCTATCACTTGTATGATCGTCTTGGGAAGCGTATTTCTCATGAGGAGAGATTTTCCATCCCAAGAATTCCAGCGGTGGTTGAGCTCTGCATTCAGGCAGGAGTTGACCTGACTGAATATCCTACCAAAAGGAGGAGAAAACCGGTCATACGCATTGGGAGAAAAGAGTTTGTTGATGCTGATGAAAGTGAACTTCCGGACCCCGATCCAGATGCGCCAAAGCCAGAAATATTAGCTGAAATACTGGACTCTGAAATTGTACCGCCATCCGGCAAAGAAGATACGGCATTACTTGCTGAGGAAACGCTCACGGTGTGGGAAGAGATGAGGGAAGGAGCCAAGAGGCTGATGAAGATGTACCCTGTAAGGGTTTGTGGTTATTGTCCTGAAGTGCATGTGGGCCCAACTGGACACAAAGCTCAGAACTGTGGCGCTCATAAGCACCAGCAACGTAATGGGCAACATGGATGGCAAGCAGCAGTTCTTGATGACTTGATTCCACCTAAATTTGTCTGGCATGTACCTGATGTTAATAAGCCTCTGGAGAGGGAGCTGAGGAACTTCTATGGCCAGGCCCCAGCAGTGGTAGAATTATGTGTACAGGCTGGTGCTGCTGTGCCTGAGAAGTACAAACCAACTATGAGGTTGGATGTGGGAATTCCTACAGATGTTAGAGAAGCCGAAATGGTTGTCTGA